A region from the Hypnocyclicus thermotrophus genome encodes:
- a CDS encoding pyridoxal phosphate-dependent aminotransferase yields MNNEMKDKISNNLKKLKPSGIRRFFDLVQTKKDVISLGVGEPDFITPWSIIDSAYYHMKKGHTHYTSNYGLLEFRLEVANYLKKYNLQYNEKEIIATVGGSEGIDLALRAIINPGDEIIVPEPVYVPYRPMVEFMNGVAVEIDTSKTNFKITPEELEKKITSKTKAIILCYPNNPTGAIMSKEELEAIAKVIKKHQIWVISDEIYSELSYDGEHFSIASFEGMKEQTIYLNGFSKAFAMTGWRIGYLCGPEWLVTQIIKIHQYAILCAPIFSQYGAIEGLRNCNKEVKKMKDSFSRRRRLIYHGFKDIGFDVIEPKGAMYIFPNIEKYGLSDEDFAIKLLEEENVAVVPGSAFGDKFKGYIRCSYATEIELIKEAIDRIERFVKKLELKSI; encoded by the coding sequence ATGAATAATGAAATGAAAGATAAGATATCTAATAATTTAAAAAAATTAAAACCTTCTGGAATAAGAAGATTTTTTGATTTAGTACAAACAAAAAAAGATGTAATTTCTTTGGGAGTTGGAGAACCTGATTTTATAACACCATGGAGTATTATTGACAGTGCTTATTATCATATGAAAAAAGGACACACTCATTATACATCAAATTATGGACTTTTAGAATTTCGATTAGAAGTTGCAAATTATTTAAAAAAATACAATTTACAGTATAATGAAAAAGAGATAATTGCTACAGTAGGAGGAAGCGAGGGAATAGATTTAGCACTTAGAGCTATTATTAATCCAGGTGATGAAATAATAGTTCCAGAGCCTGTCTATGTGCCATATAGGCCAATGGTAGAGTTTATGAATGGAGTTGCAGTAGAAATAGATACATCTAAAACAAATTTTAAAATAACACCAGAAGAGCTTGAAAAAAAGATTACATCTAAAACAAAAGCTATTATTTTATGTTATCCAAATAATCCTACAGGGGCAATAATGTCAAAAGAGGAATTGGAGGCTATTGCAAAAGTTATAAAAAAACATCAAATTTGGGTAATAAGTGATGAGATTTATTCAGAACTTAGTTATGATGGAGAACATTTCTCAATTGCTTCATTTGAAGGTATGAAAGAACAAACTATTTATTTAAATGGCTTTTCAAAAGCATTTGCTATGACTGGATGGCGTATAGGATACTTATGTGGACCGGAGTGGCTTGTAACTCAAATCATTAAAATACATCAATATGCAATTCTTTGTGCACCAATATTTAGCCAATATGGTGCAATAGAAGGACTTAGAAATTGTAATAAAGAAGTAAAAAAAATGAAAGACTCTTTTTCTAGAAGGAGAAGGCTTATTTATCACGGATTTAAAGATATAGGATTTGATGTAATAGAACCAAAAGGTGCAATGTATATTTTCCCAAATATTGAAAAATATGGATTAAGTGATGAAGATTTTGCAATAAAACTTTTAGAAGAAGAAAATGTAGCAGTTGTTCCAGGAAGTGCTTTTGGAGATAAATTTAAAGGATATATTAGATGTTCTTATGCTACAGAGATAGAGTTAATAAAAGAAGCAATAGACAGAATAGAAAGATTTGTAAAAAAATTAGAGTTGAAAAGTATATAA
- a CDS encoding Lrp/AsnC family transcriptional regulator, producing MEKIIEILKEDSRATPKDIAIMLGISEEEVKEKIKQLEKDNIILKYTTIINEEKWEDEKVQAFIEVKVSPEREMGFDAIAERIYKFPQVKSLFLMSGGFDFLIVIEGQSLKEVALFVSEKLSTLDYINSTATHFMLKKYKENDVVMEDKEKVDNRLAVMP from the coding sequence ATGGAAAAAATAATAGAAATATTAAAAGAGGATTCAAGAGCAACTCCAAAAGATATAGCAATTATGTTAGGAATATCAGAAGAAGAAGTAAAAGAAAAAATAAAACAACTTGAAAAAGATAATATAATATTAAAATATACAACTATAATAAATGAAGAAAAATGGGAAGATGAAAAAGTTCAAGCTTTTATAGAAGTAAAAGTATCCCCTGAAAGAGAAATGGGGTTTGATGCAATTGCTGAAAGAATATACAAATTTCCACAAGTTAAATCATTATTTTTAATGTCAGGAGGCTTTGATTTTTTAATTGTTATAGAAGGCCAATCATTAAAAGAGGTTGCATTATTTGTATCAGAAAAATTATCAACACTTGATTATATCAATAGTACAGCTACTCATTTTATGTTAAAAAAATATAAAGAAAATGATGTAGTAATGGAAGATAAAGAAAAAGTAGATAATAGATTGGCTGTGATGCCATAA
- a CDS encoding YjjW family glycine radical enzyme activase yields the protein MDNKVLINKIIPFSSVDGPGNRTAIFLQGCNFNCKYCHNPETINICNNCGECVKFCKFNALKLKNNKINYNQNNCVNCDECIKHCKYNSSPKVIEYTVSTLVNEILKYKNFIRGITFSGGECSINHLFITQFAKEIKQYNLDVYVDTNGYIDFTSLNDFVNIVDKFMLDVKAFDRNIHKKLTGKTNETVLKNLKFLIKNNKIYEIRTVLIKEIDYFDTINYVVPLIKDTNIRYKLIKYRKYGVRKKYKNLSAISDDEIKKIIQLFPKYFNFITV from the coding sequence ATGGATAATAAAGTTTTGATAAATAAAATAATCCCTTTTTCTTCTGTTGATGGACCCGGCAACAGAACAGCTATTTTTTTACAAGGTTGTAACTTTAATTGTAAATATTGTCATAATCCAGAAACTATAAACATATGCAATAATTGTGGTGAATGTGTTAAATTTTGTAAATTTAATGCTTTAAAATTAAAAAATAATAAAATTAATTACAATCAAAATAATTGTGTAAATTGTGATGAATGTATAAAACATTGTAAATATAATAGTTCTCCAAAAGTAATAGAATATACTGTATCTACTTTAGTAAATGAAATTTTAAAATACAAAAATTTTATTAGAGGAATTACTTTTAGTGGCGGTGAATGTAGTATAAATCATTTATTTATCACTCAATTTGCTAAAGAGATTAAACAATATAATTTGGATGTATATGTAGACACTAATGGTTATATTGACTTTACTAGTTTGAACGATTTTGTTAATATTGTAGATAAATTTATGCTTGATGTAAAGGCATTTGATAGAAACATTCATAAAAAATTAACAGGAAAAACAAATGAAACAGTCTTAAAAAATTTGAAATTTTTAATAAAAAATAATAAAATATATGAAATAAGAACCGTACTAATTAAAGAAATAGATTATTTTGATACTATTAATTATGTAGTACCTTTGATCAAAGATACTAATATTAGATATAAATTAATAAAATATAGAAAATACGGTGTTCGCAAAAAATATAAAAATTTATCAGCTATTTCTGATGACGAAATTAAAAAAATTATACAATTATTTCCAAAATATTTTAATTTTATTACTGTATAA
- a CDS encoding YjjI family glycine radical enzyme gives MNDVIKIIKNKNLSFEQKVIELARYAENSIAPIELSNETKEMIDKGIICDLFEGNAPYRPRYIIVDFNKFMKKGSTFLELSPPKTLLEAVNNLLIFYKHIPSITTMPVYIGNIDYILEPFIKGDEDYEVIKLFLNHIDKTITDSFCHANIGPKYTKAGELILKASKELQNPTPNITLKYDENITPIEFAKLAIETSLITAKPSFANDKIFRADFNGDYAIASCYNGLKIGGGSHTLVRSRLFRLAKESKNIDDFLNNQLVKLVNNMTDYMDKRIKFIVEESGFFESNFLVKEEFIKIDNFTAMFGIVGLAEAVNYLLKLEGKKDRFGHSKIANELGYKIIETIDNLVKKHKGIYCNFSNNKYLLHAQVGIDSDTDCTPGCRIPIGEEPEIFEHIIQSAPFHKFFPSGIGDVFRFDKTTRNNLESILDIIKGGFKQGLRYISFYEDNADVVRITGYLVKRSEIEKLDNNQVVLRDTTVLGKGARDNMKVLERKLRK, from the coding sequence ATGAATGATGTAATCAAAATAATAAAAAACAAAAATTTATCATTTGAACAAAAAGTAATAGAACTTGCAAGATATGCAGAAAATAGTATAGCTCCTATCGAGTTATCAAATGAAACAAAAGAGATGATTGATAAAGGAATAATTTGTGATTTATTTGAGGGGAATGCACCTTATAGACCAAGATATATTATAGTTGATTTTAATAAATTTATGAAAAAAGGTTCAACATTTTTAGAACTTTCTCCGCCTAAAACTTTATTAGAAGCAGTCAATAATTTACTTATTTTTTATAAACATATACCTTCTATTACTACAATGCCAGTATATATAGGAAATATTGATTATATTTTAGAACCCTTTATAAAAGGTGATGAAGACTATGAAGTAATAAAATTATTTTTAAACCATATAGATAAAACAATAACTGATTCTTTTTGTCATGCAAATATTGGACCTAAATATACAAAAGCTGGTGAATTAATTTTAAAAGCTTCAAAAGAATTACAAAATCCCACACCAAATATTACTTTAAAATATGATGAAAATATAACTCCAATAGAATTTGCAAAATTAGCAATAGAAACTTCTTTAATTACAGCAAAACCAAGTTTTGCAAATGATAAAATTTTTAGAGCAGATTTTAATGGTGATTATGCAATAGCTAGTTGTTATAATGGACTTAAGATCGGCGGTGGTAGTCATACTCTAGTAAGAAGTAGACTTTTTAGATTGGCTAAAGAATCAAAAAATATTGATGATTTTTTAAATAATCAACTTGTTAAATTAGTTAATAACATGACTGATTATATGGATAAAAGAATTAAATTTATTGTAGAAGAAAGCGGATTTTTCGAATCAAATTTTTTAGTAAAAGAAGAATTTATTAAAATAGATAATTTTACTGCAATGTTTGGAATAGTCGGTCTTGCTGAAGCAGTTAATTATTTATTAAAATTAGAAGGTAAAAAAGATAGATTTGGACATAGTAAAATTGCTAATGAATTGGGATATAAAATTATAGAAACTATTGATAATTTAGTAAAAAAACATAAAGGTATTTATTGTAATTTTAGTAATAATAAATATTTGTTACACGCACAAGTAGGAATTGATAGTGATACTGATTGTACCCCTGGATGTAGAATTCCTATAGGAGAAGAACCCGAAATATTTGAGCATATTATTCAATCAGCACCATTTCATAAATTTTTCCCTTCAGGTATAGGTGATGTATTTAGATTTGATAAAACTACTAGAAATAATTTGGAATCTATACTTGATATAATAAAAGGTGGATTTAAACAAGGACTTAGATATATCTCTTTTTATGAAGATAATGCAGATGTAGTAAGAATTACAGGCTATTTAGTAAAAAGAAGTGAAATAGAAAAATTGGATAATAATCAAGTTGTCCTACGAGATACTACTGTTCTTGGAAAAGGTGCCCGAGATAATATGAAAGTACTTGAAAGAAAGTTAAGGAAATAA